From one Rosa rugosa chromosome 4, drRosRugo1.1, whole genome shotgun sequence genomic stretch:
- the LOC133744844 gene encoding uncharacterized protein LOC133744844, producing the protein MNSNWFSQWNERQREDEEDDEEDEEYDAQRRRNTTQVMAEAASWLATNPLQQQPQWGGSVPDDPVYPAETFRRRYRMRREVFLRMLEHVQTADPYFRQSQDCAGRPGFSPHQKLTCALRMLATTCSADSLDESFRMPESTAIENLSRFCGTIVTMYQERYLRAPTTEDLDMLLQRAERRGFPGMIGSLDCMHWQLKNCPVGWQGSFSGKSKKPTIVLEAVAGPDTWIWHAFFGIPGAQNDLTVLGRSPLFDAVTAGQSPHLNYYVNETPYEFGYYLVDGIYPKWVTLVQSIRQPENEQEEYFSTKQEAYRKDVERAFGILQARFAIVRQPARGWDNDSLSTIMLACIILHNMIVEDERDDYYNDESDDDEPNPNRSRRARATIYDGPNLPVNPRSGQITMAEYIYVSLPKGTLSYWK; encoded by the exons ATGAATTCGAACTGGTTTTCTCAGTGGAATGAGAGGCAACGTGAAGAcgaggaagatgatgaagaagatgaagaatatgATGCACAGAGGCGAAGAAATACAACACAAGTTATGGCAGAAGCAGCTAGCTGGTTGGCTACTAACCCACTTCAACAACAACCTCAATGGGGTGGTTCTGTTCCAG ATGACCCTGTGTACCCTGCCGAAACTTTCAGACGACGTTACAGGATGAGGCGTGAAGTGTTCCTCCGCATGTTAGAGCATGTCCAGACGGCAGATCCATACTTTAGGCAGTCACAAGATTGTGCTGGGCGTCCGGGATTCTCACCTCACCAGAAATTGACGTGCGCACTCAGAATGCTAGCCACTACATGCTCGGCTGATTCCTTAGATGAATCATTCCGTATGCCAGAATCAACAGCCATTGAAAATCTTAGTCGATTTTGTGGTACCATTGTCACCATGTATCAAGAACGCTACCTTCGGGCTCCTACAACAGAGGATCTAGATATGCTCCTACAAAGAGCCGAGCGACGAGGGTTTCCTGGAATGATAGGTTCGCTTGACTGCATGCATTGGCAGTTGAAGAATTGTCCAGTGGGATGGCAGGGTAGCTTTAGCGGCAAATCAAAAAAGCCAACTATTGTTCTCGAAGCTGTGGCAGGTCCCGACACCTGGATCTGGCATGCTTTCTTTGGAATCCCGGGAGCTCAAAATGACCTCACTGTTCTCGGACGCTCCCCTTTATTTGATGCTGTCACAGCAGGTCAGTCACCACATCTTAACTACTATGTGAACGAGACTCCTTATGAGTTTGGGTACTACCTTGTTGATGGTATTTACCCTAAGTGGGTGACGCTAGTGCAATCTATTAGACAACCTGAGAATGAACAGGAGGAGTATTTTTCCACAAAACAGGAGGCGTACCGCAAGGATGTTGAAAGGGCATTTGGAATTCTACAAGCACGATTTGCAATAGTTAGGCAACCTGCAAGAGGTTGGGATAATGATTCATTATCAACAATCATGTTGGCTTGCATAATACTTCATAACATGATTGTGGAGGACGAGCGAGATGACTACTATAATGATGAGTCCGATGATGATGAACCAAACCCCAATAGGTCAAGGAGAGCTCGAGCAACAATATATGATGGCCCAAACTTACCTGTTAATCCAAGAAGTGGGCAAATTACAATGGCCGAATACATATATGTCTCGTTACCGAAGGGTACGCTCTCATATTGGAAATAG
- the LOC133706801 gene encoding ABC transporter G family member 31-like, producing the protein MRFINKDPEGFVPISVVASFKKIKALVSSHSQLATVLRNSSKLVSSLICALAAFGLAALLVIFLLGGFVIPKDSIKPWWQWAFWVSPLSYGQRALSINEFTAVRWIKIAPLTNRTIGQNVLQEHNIPNGDYWYWIGVGGLLAYALLFNCRVTLALTYLNPLRKYQTVLPLDDTEGSPAADGGKNKTVSSPKLARVNSPVKGMILPFQPLTMTFHNVTYSVHKPKEMKSQGIPESKLQLLSNVSGVFSPGILTALVGSSGAGKTTLMDVLAGRKTGGYIEGDIKISGYLREQHTFARVAGYVEQNDIHSPQVTVKESLWFSSALRFPKEVSTETRLVFVEEVMELVELDTLRHALVGVPGSSGLSTEQRKRLTIAVELVANPSIIFMDEPTSGLDARAAAIVMRTVRNTVDTGRTVVCTIHQPSIDIFEAFDELLLMKRGGQVIYGGKLGQHSQTMINYFQEINGITPIPSGYNPETWMLEVTTQTLPKSQPTFQPKTNRRDCKIGYPR; encoded by the exons ATGAGGTTCATAAACAAAGACCCAGAAGGATTTG TGCCAATATCTGTTGTTGCATCTTTCAAGAAGATTAAGGCCCTCGTAAGTAGTCATTCCCAGCTTGCAACTGTATTGCGGAACTCCTCAAAGCTTGTGAGTTCACTTATTTGTGCTCTGGCTGCATTTGGATTAGCTGCATTACTTGTTATATTTTTGTTGGGTGGATTCGTTATTCCCAAAG ATAGCATTAAGCCATGGTGGCAATGGGCCTTTTGGGTATCACCACTATCATATGGACAACGCGCTCTTTCTATCAATGAATTTACTGCTGTAAGGTGGATCAAG ATAGCTCCTTTAACAAACAGAACAATTGGGCAAAATGTCCTCCAAGAACACAACATACCAAATGGTGATTATTGGTATTGGATTGGAGTTGGTGGTTTGTTAGCTTATGCATTGCTTTTCAATTGCAGAGTGACTCTGGCCTTGACGTACCTAAATC CACTAAGGAAGTACCAGACAGTGCTTCCACTTGATGACACAGAAGGGAGTCCTGCTGCAGATG GGGGTAAAAATAAGACTGTGTCTAGCCCAAAATTAGCTAGAGTTAACAGCCCAGTAAAGGGAATGATCTTACCATTTCAGCCATTAACAATGACTTTCCACAATGTTACCTACTCTGTTCACAAGCCAAAG GAGATGAAGTCACAAGGTATACCAGAATCGAAGTTGCAACTCTTGTCGAATGTGAGCGGAGTATTCTCACCAGGTATTCTTACAGCTTTAGTTGGGTCTAGTGGAGCTGGAAAGACCACTTTGATGGACGTCCTTGCTGGTAGGAAAACTGGTGGATACATAGAAGGAGATATTAAGATATCTGGTTACCTGAGAGAGCAACATACTTTTGCTAGAGTAGCAGGATATGTTGAGCAAAATGACATACATTCTCCTCAAGTTACAGTTAAGGAGAGTCTATGGTTTTCTTCTGCTCTTCGCTTTCCAAAGGAAGTCAGCACAGAGACAAGACTC GTGTTTGTTGAAGAAGTAATGGAACTAGTAGAGCTTGATACTCTAAGGCATGCTTTGGTTGGTGTGCCAGGCAGTTCAGGCTTATCAACAGAGCAAAGAAAACGCTTAACAATCGCTGTTGAGCTTGTTGCGAACCCGTCAATTATCTTTATGGATGAACCCACATCTGGACTGGACGCAAGGGCAGCAGCCATTGTGATGAGGACTGTTCGTAATACTGTTGATACAGGAAGAACGGTGGTCTGCACTATACACCAACCAAGTATCGACATTTTTGAGGCATTTGACGAG CTTCTTCTTATGAAACGAGGGGGGCAAGTTATATATGGAGGAAAGCTAGGCCAGCACTCCCAGACAATGATAAACTACTTTCAG GAGATTAATGGAATCACTCCAATTCCAAGCGGGTACAATCCAGAAACCTGGATGCTGGAGGTAACCACACAAACTCTACCCAAATCCCAACCAACCTTTCAGCCTAAGACAAATAGGAGAGACTGCAAGATTGGATACCCAAGGTGA